A region from the Sphingopyxis lindanitolerans genome encodes:
- the pnp gene encoding polyribonucleotide nucleotidyltransferase produces the protein MFDVKKVSIEWGGETLTLETGKVARQADGAVVATLGETMVLAAVTAAKTVKEGQDFFPLTVHYQEKYSGAGRIPGGFFKRERGATEKETLVSRLTDRPIRPLFPEGFYNEINVIAQVLSYDGHNEPDILAMIAASAALTISGVPFMGPIGAARVGYLDGEYILNPTDEQVAEGDLDLVVAATYDAVMMVESEANELSEEVMLGAVLFAHDACKDIVKAIVKLAEQAAKDPWDMAEQADLSAAKDKLKKLIGKDITAAYKLTDKSARSNALNAARAAAKAAFADAAPQDQMAAGKLVKKLEAEIVRGAILKDGKRIDGRTTTQIRPIVAETHFLPRAHGSALFTRGETQTIATCTLGTKESEQMIDGLNGLSYSNFMLHYNFPPYSVGEVGRFGAPSRRDIGHGKLAWRALHAVLPTKDEFPYTIRITSDITESNGSSSMASVCGGSLAMMDAGVPIKRPVSGIAMGLILEGKDFAILSDILGDEDHLGDMDFKVAGTSEGITTMQMDIKIAGITREIFEAALNQAKEGRAHILGEMAKALGEARTELSDYAPRIETMQIDKSKIRDIIGTGGKVIREIVATTGAKVDIDDEGLIKISSSDPAQIEAARKWISGIVEEAEVGKIYDGKVVNLVDFGAFVNFMGGKDGLVHVSEIANERVEKVSDVLSEGQEVKVKVLEIDPRGKVRLSMRVVDQETGEELEDTRPPREPRSDRGPRRDGGDRGDRGDRGPRGGGGGRDRGPRRDGGGEARGDRGPRRERNEGPEDQGHVPDFLKD, from the coding sequence ATGTTTGACGTGAAAAAAGTATCGATCGAGTGGGGCGGTGAAACGCTGACCCTCGAAACGGGCAAGGTTGCCCGCCAAGCCGACGGCGCGGTTGTCGCGACGCTGGGCGAAACGATGGTGTTGGCTGCCGTGACCGCCGCAAAGACGGTCAAGGAAGGGCAGGATTTCTTCCCGCTCACCGTCCACTATCAGGAAAAATATTCGGGCGCGGGCCGCATCCCCGGCGGTTTCTTCAAGCGCGAACGCGGCGCGACCGAAAAGGAAACCCTAGTTTCGCGTTTGACTGATCGTCCGATCCGTCCGCTGTTCCCCGAAGGTTTCTACAACGAAATCAATGTCATTGCTCAGGTTCTGAGCTATGACGGCCATAACGAGCCCGACATTTTGGCGATGATCGCCGCGTCGGCCGCGCTCACCATCTCGGGCGTGCCCTTCATGGGTCCGATCGGCGCCGCGCGCGTCGGTTACCTCGATGGCGAATATATCCTCAACCCGACCGACGAGCAGGTTGCCGAAGGCGACCTCGACCTGGTCGTCGCCGCCACCTACGACGCGGTGATGATGGTCGAATCCGAAGCGAACGAGCTGTCGGAAGAGGTCATGCTCGGCGCCGTGCTGTTCGCGCACGATGCGTGCAAGGACATCGTCAAGGCGATCGTCAAGCTCGCCGAACAGGCCGCCAAGGATCCCTGGGACATGGCCGAGCAGGCCGACCTGTCGGCCGCGAAGGACAAGCTGAAGAAGCTGATCGGCAAGGACATCACCGCCGCTTACAAGCTGACCGACAAATCGGCCCGCTCGAACGCGCTGAACGCGGCGCGCGCTGCCGCCAAGGCGGCGTTCGCCGACGCCGCGCCGCAGGATCAGATGGCTGCCGGCAAGCTGGTCAAGAAGCTCGAAGCCGAAATCGTTCGCGGTGCTATCCTCAAGGACGGCAAGCGCATCGACGGCCGCACGACGACGCAGATTCGTCCGATCGTCGCCGAAACGCACTTCCTGCCCCGCGCCCACGGCTCGGCGCTGTTCACCCGCGGTGAAACGCAGACGATCGCGACCTGCACCCTGGGCACCAAGGAAAGCGAACAGATGATCGACGGCCTCAATGGCCTGTCCTACTCGAACTTCATGCTGCACTATAACTTCCCGCCCTATTCGGTCGGCGAAGTCGGTCGCTTCGGGGCGCCCAGCCGCCGCGACATCGGCCATGGCAAGCTCGCCTGGCGCGCGCTGCACGCGGTGCTGCCGACGAAGGACGAGTTTCCCTACACGATCCGCATCACCAGCGACATCACCGAGTCGAACGGCTCGTCGTCGATGGCGTCGGTTTGCGGCGGCAGCCTCGCGATGATGGACGCCGGCGTGCCGATCAAGCGCCCGGTTTCGGGCATCGCGATGGGTCTGATCCTCGAAGGCAAGGATTTCGCGATCCTGTCGGACATCCTGGGCGATGAAGATCATCTCGGCGACATGGACTTCAAGGTCGCGGGCACGTCTGAGGGCATCACCACGATGCAGATGGACATCAAGATCGCGGGCATCACGCGCGAGATCTTCGAGGCCGCGCTGAACCAGGCGAAGGAAGGCCGCGCGCACATCCTCGGCGAAATGGCGAAGGCGCTGGGCGAAGCCCGCACCGAGCTGTCGGACTATGCTCCGCGCATCGAAACGATGCAGATCGACAAGTCGAAGATCCGCGACATCATCGGCACCGGCGGCAAGGTGATCCGCGAGATCGTCGCGACCACCGGCGCCAAGGTCGACATCGACGACGAAGGCCTGATCAAGATTTCGTCGAGCGATCCGGCGCAGATCGAAGCCGCCCGCAAGTGGATTTCGGGCATCGTCGAGGAAGCTGAAGTCGGCAAGATTTATGACGGCAAGGTCGTCAATCTCGTCGATTTCGGGGCGTTCGTGAATTTCATGGGCGGCAAGGACGGTCTCGTCCACGTCAGCGAAATCGCCAACGAGCGCGTCGAGAAGGTCTCGGACGTCCTGAGCGAAGGCCAGGAAGTCAAGGTCAAGGTGCTCGAGATCGACCCGCGCGGCAAGGTCCGCCTGTCGATGCGCGTTGTCGATCAGGAAACAGGCGAGGAACTCGAAGACACCCGCCCGCCGCGCGAACCGCGCAGCGATCGCGGTCCGCGCCGTGACGGCGGTGACCGCGGCGACCGCGGTGATCGTGGTCCGCGTGGCGGCGGCGGCGGTCGTGACCGTGGCCCGCGCCGTGACGGCGGCGGCGAAGCGCGCGGCGATCGTGGCCCGCGCCGCGAACGCAACGAAGGTCCGGAAGACCAGGGCCATGTGCCCGACTTCCTGAAGGACTAA
- a CDS encoding RrF2 family transcriptional regulator produces the protein MRLSLHSDYALRILMALSASGRQMSVDEIAGQYGISRNHLAKVAQRLQALGYVSAQRGRGGGLTLARDADAVIVGTVVREFENLEGLVECMAPATSTCPVCGVCGLQGALGGALAAFLTHLDGYTLIDLVPQPARFRARLGVP, from the coding sequence ATGCGATTAAGCCTGCACAGCGATTATGCCCTGCGCATTCTGATGGCGCTATCCGCCAGCGGCCGCCAGATGTCGGTCGACGAGATCGCGGGCCAATATGGCATTTCGCGCAACCACCTCGCCAAGGTCGCGCAGCGGCTTCAGGCCCTGGGCTATGTCAGCGCGCAGCGCGGGCGCGGCGGCGGATTGACGCTGGCGCGCGATGCCGACGCGGTGATCGTCGGCACGGTGGTGCGCGAGTTCGAGAATCTGGAGGGGCTGGTCGAATGTATGGCCCCCGCGACCTCGACCTGCCCGGTGTGCGGCGTCTGCGGCTTGCAGGGCGCGCTCGGCGGGGCGCTCGCGGCCTTTCTGACGCATCTCGACGGCTATACGCTCATCGATCTGGTGCCGCAGCCCGCGCGCTTTCGGGCGCGGCTCGGGGTTCCCTGA
- a CDS encoding DUF6491 family protein encodes MKQKLALSLAAALLSLSANAAAAEPAAPRALGVETGITFPSNATIRTFQADGDDGVWIQDSRRNWYYATFFSPCRNIDFAQAIGVDTRGLSRLDKYATILVRGDRCALSSFVTSAPPPTKKERKAAEQAAKAAAEADKPN; translated from the coding sequence ATGAAACAGAAACTCGCACTCTCCCTGGCCGCTGCCTTGCTTTCCCTTTCGGCAAATGCGGCGGCCGCCGAGCCCGCGGCGCCGCGGGCGCTCGGCGTCGAAACCGGAATCACCTTCCCGAGCAACGCGACGATTCGCACCTTCCAGGCCGACGGTGACGACGGCGTCTGGATTCAGGACAGTCGCCGCAACTGGTATTATGCCACATTTTTCAGCCCTTGCCGCAACATCGATTTCGCGCAGGCGATCGGGGTTGATACGCGCGGCCTGTCGCGGCTCGACAAATATGCGACGATCCTTGTGCGCGGCGACCGCTGCGCGCTGTCCTCCTTCGTGACCTCGGCGCCGCCGCCGACCAAGAAGGAACGCAAGGCGGCCGAGCAAGCCGCCAAGGCCGCGGCCGAGGCCGACAAGCCGAATTGA
- a CDS encoding DUF1971 domain-containing protein, with protein MAPIAERGPPLPSGARAYRRIGPFGADTIPAGLLRRHDLKPGAWGLLSVTAGSIHFHWDDEAGGGRLLKTGDTMLIPPGVPHHLERQGSVTIEIAFCAP; from the coding sequence GTGGCGCCGATCGCCGAGCGCGGGCCGCCGCTTCCCTCCGGCGCCCGCGCTTACCGGCGCATCGGCCCGTTCGGCGCCGACACGATTCCCGCCGGCCTGCTGCGCCGCCACGATCTCAAGCCAGGCGCGTGGGGCCTGCTGTCGGTCACCGCCGGGTCGATCCACTTCCACTGGGACGACGAGGCCGGGGGCGGCCGCCTGCTCAAGACCGGCGACACGATGCTGATCCCGCCGGGCGTTCCGCATCATCTGGAGCGGCAGGGATCGGTGACGATCGAAATCGCCTTTTGCGCGCCCTGA
- a CDS encoding group III truncated hemoglobin → MTARTVQAHPHAIAAREERRAEAIAMGIDEAFIAALVDRFYGAVREDASLGPIFDARIDDWPKHLGQMNRFWQSILLSAGNFTGNPMMKHLAIPTIGQAHFQQWLRLFYQTLHDIAPTPEAISHIGAKARMIAESLLTGIWVHRDRDDPLTRKVELPDV, encoded by the coding sequence ATGACGGCAAGAACGGTCCAGGCCCATCCCCACGCCATCGCCGCCCGCGAAGAGCGGCGTGCCGAGGCAATCGCCATGGGCATCGACGAGGCCTTCATCGCCGCGCTGGTCGACCGCTTCTATGGCGCGGTGCGCGAGGATGCGTCGCTCGGCCCGATCTTCGACGCGCGCATCGACGACTGGCCGAAGCATCTGGGCCAGATGAACCGTTTCTGGCAGTCGATCCTGCTCAGCGCCGGCAATTTCACCGGCAATCCGATGATGAAGCATCTGGCGATCCCGACGATCGGCCAGGCGCATTTCCAGCAATGGCTGCGGCTCTTCTATCAAACGCTGCACGATATCGCCCCCACCCCGGAGGCGATCAGCCATATCGGCGCCAAGGCGCGGATGATTGCCGAGAGCCTGCTCACAGGCATCTGGGTTCACCGCGACCGTGACGATCCTCTAACCAGGAAAGTGGAGCTTCCCGATGTCTGA
- the truB gene encoding tRNA pseudouridine(55) synthase TruB, producing MNGWIILDKPQGLGSTQAVGAVKRVCREAGLGKVKVGHGGTLDPLACGVLPIALGEATKLCGRMLDASKIYDFTVSFGTETAGLDAEGEVVATSDVRPTLAEIKAVLPRFTGPIEQVPPAYSAIKIDGQRAYDRARAGENVEMKARGVTIHALRHPGLDPESRSATSISGTPDQVRGKEVEGEGLQEITLTAHVSKGTYIRSLARDIARAVGSVGHVTMLRRTRAGPFDLSQAISLDKLNAFGQGAAQSEIILPLEAGLVDIPALNLSPEAAGAIRQGRVWTGVSADDGLYWGRDSEMRPVALIEALAGTLKVVRGFNL from the coding sequence ATGAACGGTTGGATCATCCTCGACAAGCCCCAAGGGCTCGGCTCGACCCAGGCGGTCGGCGCGGTGAAGCGCGTCTGCCGCGAGGCGGGGCTGGGCAAGGTCAAGGTCGGCCATGGCGGCACGCTCGACCCGCTCGCTTGCGGGGTGCTGCCGATCGCGCTCGGCGAGGCGACCAAGCTGTGCGGGCGGATGCTCGATGCGAGCAAAATCTATGATTTCACGGTCAGCTTCGGCACCGAGACCGCGGGCCTCGACGCCGAGGGCGAGGTGGTGGCGACGAGCGATGTGCGGCCGACGCTTGCCGAGATCAAGGCCGTCCTGCCGCGCTTCACCGGGCCGATCGAACAGGTGCCGCCGGCTTATTCGGCGATCAAGATCGACGGCCAGCGCGCTTATGATCGCGCGCGTGCGGGCGAAAATGTGGAGATGAAGGCGCGAGGGGTGACCATCCACGCTCTTCGTCACCCCGGACTTGATCCGGAGTCCCGCTCAGCAACGTCGATAAGCGGGACTCCGGATCAAGTCCGGGGTAAGGAGGTGGAAGGGGAGGGGCTTCAAGAGATCACCCTCACCGCCCATGTCTCGAAAGGGACCTATATCCGCAGCCTCGCGCGCGACATTGCGCGCGCGGTCGGCAGCGTCGGCCATGTCACGATGCTCCGCCGCACCAGGGCGGGGCCGTTCGATCTCAGCCAGGCGATTTCGCTGGACAAATTGAACGCTTTCGGTCAAGGCGCCGCCCAATCAGAAATCATTCTGCCGCTCGAGGCAGGGCTGGTCGACATCCCGGCTCTGAACCTTTCCCCGGAAGCGGCAGGGGCGATCCGTCAGGGTCGTGTCTGGACCGGGGTAAGCGCGGATGACGGGCTCTATTGGGGAAGGGACAGCGAAATGCGTCCTGTCGCCCTGATCGAGGCTTTGGCGGGAACGCTGAAAGTCGTGCGTGGCTTCAATCTGTAA
- a CDS encoding peptidylprolyl isomerase: protein MFEMLLLSLAAAAQVVPPQATQLPPPPPAVPAPVTAPVEVDARPYVEIVTDAGKMVVRLETARAPVTAANFLRYVDSKRMNGFKFYRTTRSWGAGNALVQGGNRGDARLNFPPIAHEATNVTGLTHCKGALSMARLAPGDATSDFFILLSDIPGFDADPSASGDRAGFAVFGELVSGFDVAENIYAAPVSPTKGEGVMVGQMLDPEVRIVSARRIPAPADAPQGCVVKAAN, encoded by the coding sequence ATGTTCGAGATGCTGCTTCTGTCCCTCGCCGCCGCGGCGCAGGTGGTTCCGCCGCAGGCGACGCAATTGCCGCCGCCGCCGCCCGCGGTGCCCGCGCCCGTCACCGCGCCGGTCGAGGTCGACGCGCGGCCCTATGTCGAGATCGTCACCGACGCGGGCAAGATGGTGGTGCGGCTCGAAACCGCGCGCGCGCCGGTGACCGCCGCCAATTTCCTGCGCTATGTCGATAGCAAGCGGATGAACGGGTTCAAATTCTATCGCACGACGCGAAGCTGGGGCGCGGGCAATGCGCTGGTTCAGGGCGGCAATCGCGGCGACGCGCGGCTGAACTTTCCGCCGATCGCGCACGAAGCGACCAATGTCACCGGCCTCACCCACTGCAAGGGGGCGCTGTCGATGGCGCGGCTCGCGCCGGGCGATGCGACGAGCGATTTCTTCATCCTGCTTTCCGACATCCCCGGCTTCGACGCCGATCCGTCGGCGAGCGGCGATCGGGCCGGTTTCGCGGTGTTCGGCGAGCTTGTGTCGGGATTCGACGTCGCGGAGAATATCTATGCCGCGCCGGTCTCGCCGACCAAGGGTGAGGGGGTGATGGTCGGCCAGATGCTCGACCCCGAGGTTCGGATCGTCTCGGCGCGCCGCATCCCCGCGCCCGCCGACGCGCCGCAGGGGTGCGTGGTGAAGGCCGCGAACTGA
- a CDS encoding GNAT family N-acetyltransferase yields the protein MRDTLYVERADGDLRLVKLAEVHHEALRAACAADADIWPIYSSSFDPAHFDTSFAALLVNPVRMPYAVFAGDRLVGMTAYLRPDWSAQTIEIGGSYLHPDVRGTGLNGKLKRLMIDHAFAVGIRRIEFRIDERNARSQAAVAKLGCVKEGVLRAERITWTGFVRDTGLWSLLAEEWKG from the coding sequence ATGCGTGACACGCTCTATGTCGAACGCGCCGACGGCGACCTGCGGCTCGTCAAACTCGCCGAGGTGCATCACGAGGCGCTGCGCGCCGCCTGCGCGGCCGATGCCGACATCTGGCCGATCTATTCGTCGAGCTTCGACCCCGCGCATTTCGACACCAGTTTCGCGGCGCTGCTCGTCAATCCGGTCCGCATGCCCTATGCGGTGTTCGCGGGCGACCGGCTCGTCGGCATGACCGCTTATCTGCGCCCCGACTGGTCGGCGCAGACGATCGAGATCGGGGGCAGCTATCTCCACCCCGACGTTCGCGGCACCGGGCTCAATGGGAAGCTCAAGCGGCTGATGATCGACCATGCCTTTGCCGTCGGCATCCGCCGCATCGAATTTCGTATCGACGAACGCAACGCGCGCAGCCAGGCGGCGGTGGCCAAGCTCGGCTGCGTCAAGGAGGGCGTGCTGCGGGCCGAACGGATCACCTGGACCGGCTTCGTGCGCGACACCGGGCTCTGGTCGTTGCTTGCCGAGGAATGGAAGGGATAG
- the rpsO gene encoding 30S ribosomal protein S15, which yields MSITAERKAEVIKDNARDKGDTGSPEVQVAILTDRINTLTAHFKAHHKDNHSRRGLLMMVNKRRSLLDYLRKKDEGRYQALIAKLGLRK from the coding sequence ATGTCGATTACCGCTGAGCGCAAAGCCGAAGTCATCAAGGACAATGCCCGTGACAAGGGCGATACCGGTTCGCCGGAAGTCCAGGTCGCGATCCTGACCGACCGCATCAACACGCTGACCGCGCACTTCAAGGCGCACCACAAGGACAACCACAGCCGCCGCGGGCTGCTGATGATGGTCAACAAGCGCCGCAGCCTCCTCGACTATCTTCGCAAGAAGGACGAGGGCCGCTATCAGGCGCTCATCGCGAAGCTGGGTCTTCGTAAATAA
- a CDS encoding thymidine kinase yields MAKLYFYYASMNAGKSTTLLQADFNYRERGMETMLWTASLDDRYGAGQITSRIGLLAEAHKFDPDSDLWAAVEAENAERPLACVLVDEAQFLSRDQVLDLARLADEANIPVLCYGLRTDFAANLFPGSAALLGLADALVELKAVCECGRKATMNLRVDERGRAVVEGAQTEIGGNDRYVAMCRRHFMEKRRVAAEAPREVGADA; encoded by the coding sequence ATGGCCAAGCTCTATTTCTATTATGCCAGCATGAACGCGGGCAAGTCGACGACGCTGCTGCAGGCGGATTTCAACTATCGCGAGCGTGGGATGGAGACGATGCTGTGGACCGCGTCGCTCGACGATCGCTATGGCGCCGGACAGATCACCAGCCGTATCGGCCTGCTTGCCGAAGCGCATAAATTCGATCCCGACAGCGATCTGTGGGCGGCGGTGGAGGCCGAGAACGCCGAGCGTCCGCTCGCCTGCGTCCTCGTCGACGAGGCGCAATTCCTGTCGCGCGATCAGGTGCTCGATCTCGCGCGGCTCGCCGACGAGGCGAATATCCCGGTGCTCTGCTATGGCCTCCGCACCGATTTCGCGGCGAACCTGTTTCCCGGCTCGGCGGCGCTGCTCGGGCTCGCCGACGCGCTCGTCGAACTGAAGGCGGTGTGCGAATGCGGGCGCAAGGCGACGATGAACCTGCGCGTCGACGAACGCGGCCGCGCGGTGGTCGAGGGCGCGCAGACCGAGATCGGCGGCAACGACCGCTATGTCGCGATGTGCCGGCGCCATTTCATGGAAAAGCGGCGCGTGGCGGCGGAGGCGCCAAGGGAGGTGGGCGCCGATGCGTGA